One genomic segment of Calonectris borealis chromosome 18, bCalBor7.hap1.2, whole genome shotgun sequence includes these proteins:
- the DUSP18 gene encoding LOW QUALITY PROTEIN: dual specificity protein phosphatase 18 (The sequence of the model RefSeq protein was modified relative to this genomic sequence to represent the inferred CDS: inserted 4 bases in 3 codons), which translates to MAPLPPTVVTQITSNLYLGDAMATNSHLLLFTHRISTVNNVSPKVVNTLCPDXGVPARACNSFNSIAAKIHAGDAGAGXLLHCAAGVSRSXAICSAYLLKHRSMSLAGAHAWVKSCHPIVQPNNGFWQQLIQYEYKPFSVNRLRMISSPSGMTADVYENEVRVMLLL; encoded by the exons ATGGCCCCGCTGCCACCCACCGTTGT cacccagatcACCTCCAACCTCTACCTCGGTGATGCCATGGCCACCAACAGCCACCTCCTGCTCTTCACCCACCGCATCAGCACCGTCAACAACGTCTCCCCAAAGGTGGTGAACACCCTCTGTCCCGA GGGAGTACCTGCACGTGCCTGCAACTCCTTCAACTCCATAGCAGCTAAGATCCACGCAGGGGATGcgggggctg tgctgctgcACTGCGCTGCCGGGGTGAGCAGGT CCGCCATCTGCTCAGCCTATCTCCTGAAGCACCGCTCCATGTCCCTGGCAGGCGCCCATGCCTGGGTCAAGTCCTGCCATCCCATCGTACAACCTAACAATGGCTTCTGGCAGCAGCTCATCCAATACGAATACAAACCCTTCAGCGTCAACAGGCTCCGAATGATCAGCTCTCCGTCAGGGATGACAGCCGATGTTTATGAAAATGAAGTAAGAGTAATGCTGCTGCTCTGA
- the SLC35E4 gene encoding solute carrier family 35 member E4, whose amino-acid sequence MCLRSRRGDEAAMTAGERTLRPWKPDPGQAEGGQPPPGPSLPLTLTVLAWVGTGTTMAGLNKWIFATHGFRYPLLLSSLHMLSGVAVGYPLGWARGPSPPAPRPRARIYLLSLTFCTSVALGNLGLSYVQLDVAQAVATTTPLVTLLLSGLLGGRRHHPLQYAAMGPVCAGAACSIAGGLRFHQPGCGFLLAATVLRALKSIQQSLLLQEDRLDALSLLGLTSLPSFCLLFGAAMALEVGPSWEGVLRYDGTLWACVLLSCLGSVLYNLATFCILSLTSALTVHVLGNVTVVGNLLLSRLLFGSHLSGLSYLGIGLMLAGMFMYHQPDLIAARWAARPGRGPPRRE is encoded by the exons ATGTGCCTGCGGTCCCGGCGGGGCGATGAAGCAGCGATGACGGCCGGCGAGAGGACCCTCCGGCCCTGGAAACCCGACCCGGGGCAGGCGGAGGGGGGTCAGCCACCCCCGGGGCCCTCGCTGCCCCTGACCCTCACCGTCCTGGCCTGGGTGGGCACCGGCACCACCATGGCCGGCCTCAACAAATGGATCTTTGCCACCCACGGCTTCCGCTACCCGCTGCTGCTGTCGTCCCTGCACATGCTGTCGGGGGTGGCCGTGGGGTACCCGCTGGGCTGGGCGCGGGGACCGTCACCGCCGGCGCCCCGGCCCCGTGCCAGGATCTACCTGCTCAGCCTCACCTTCTGCACCAGCGTGGCGTTGGGCAACCTGGGCTTGAGCTACGTGCAGCTGGACGTGGCGCAGGCGgtggccaccaccaccccgcTGGTCACCCTGCTGCTgtcggggctgctggggggccgGCGGCACCACCCGCTGCAGTACGCCGCCATGGGGCCCGTCTGCGCCGGGGCCGCCTGCAGCATCGCCGGCGGGCTCCGCTTCCACCAGCCCGGCTGCGGCTTCCTCCTGGCCGCCACCGTCCTCCGCGCCCTCAAGTCCATACAGCAGA gtctgctgctgcaggaggaccGGCTGGACGCCCTCTCCCTGCTCGGCCTGACCTCCCTGCCCAGTTTCTGCCTGCTCTTTGGGGCGGCCATGGCGCTGGAGGTGGGGCCCTCCTGGGAGGGCGTCCTGCGCTACGACGGCACCCTCTGGGCCTGCGTCCTGCTCAGCTGCCTGGGCTCCGTCCTCTACAACCTGGCCACCTTCTGCATCCTCTCCCTCACCTCTGCCCTCACGGTCCACGTCCTGGGCAACGTCACCGTGGTGGGCAACCTGCTGCTCTCCCGCCTCCTCTTTGGCAGCCACCTCAGCGGGCTCAGCTACCTGGGCATCGGGCTGATGCTGGCCGGGATGTTCATGTACCACCAGCCGGACCTCATCGCGGCACGCTGGGCGGCACGGCCGGGAcggggccccccccggcgggagTAG